In Spartobacteria bacterium, a genomic segment contains:
- a CDS encoding response regulator: protein MKIDKCRVLIADDQETLRVLIRSIVKSLGMTIVAECKNGLEAIKAFRDFQPNLILLDVNMPMRSGVDALKAIIKLDQDANVIMLTSEAEIETVKACLATGALNYILKTNSVEKIKAAILQTVHEI from the coding sequence ATGAAAATCGATAAATGCCGCGTATTAATAGCCGACGATCAGGAGACCTTACGCGTACTTATTCGCAGCATCGTAAAAAGCCTGGGCATGACCATCGTTGCGGAATGCAAAAATGGACTGGAAGCCATCAAAGCATTTCGTGATTTTCAACCGAATCTGATCCTGCTGGATGTGAACATGCCCATGAGATCAGGCGTCGACGCACTGAAAGCCATCATAAAACTCGACCAGGATGCCAATGTCATCATGCTGACATCTGAAGCGGAAATCGAGACGGTCAAAGCATGCCTGGCTACCGGGGCATTGAATTATATTTTGAAAACCAATTCAGTGGAAAAAATCAAAGCAGCGATTCTGCAAACGGTTCATGAAATCTAA
- a CDS encoding type II secretion system F family protein → MSAGPAFTRCFRSQIISVLSLFLGHHPMRSRARPFDAACERYAMMAGALHSTAQPVFRRYYAYLKRMKRSLMSNFKYAGRRRDGSKVEGVQEANDRRMAMQILERQGIVPLTITEVNESKRKAKKTAADKKKKGHFSLGFQRRPRMSMNETLLFTGELSDLLSSGMKLGNALHAFARRETGKPQDQIMMDVRDQILQGTSLSDALKRWPESFSKLYISMVQAGEASGSLAETLEQLRSHLERVMEAREKVVTAMIYPAIILFMGGGTLVFAMVFVIPRFTAMFEELGSTLPLPTRILISFSDFMGGLGGIITLCILVSAFWMFKQTIKTQKGRRAWHRFQLRMPLIKHIVAANAYAHFARTLGALLSNGVDILKALTIVENTISNAYIAEAIHKAHERVTDGATISGPLAASKVFPGLLIDMLAVGEQTGDIGGALGHIAKRYDSELDRNIKVLTTMLEPILMVGMAVIVGFVAISMLMAVFDLTSGLNV, encoded by the coding sequence ATGTCAGCCGGACCGGCATTTACGAGGTGCTTCCGATCACAGATCATATCCGTCCTCTCATTATTTCTCGGGCATCATCCAATGAGATCAAGAGCGAGGCCCTTCGACGCGGCATGCGAACGTTACGCGATGATGGCTGGCGCATTGCACTCGACGGCACAACCTGTATTCAGGAGGTATTACGCGTATCTGAAGAGGATGAAGAGGTCGCTTATGTCTAATTTCAAATATGCGGGACGCCGGCGCGACGGAAGCAAGGTGGAAGGCGTTCAAGAAGCAAATGATCGGCGCATGGCCATGCAGATACTGGAACGTCAGGGCATTGTTCCCCTTACCATCACGGAAGTAAACGAGTCCAAACGCAAGGCAAAAAAGACGGCGGCAGACAAAAAGAAGAAAGGTCATTTTTCTTTGGGATTTCAACGGCGTCCCCGTATGTCTATGAACGAAACACTGCTTTTCACGGGGGAACTCAGCGATCTATTGTCATCGGGCATGAAACTGGGCAACGCACTGCATGCCTTTGCACGCCGGGAAACCGGCAAACCGCAAGACCAGATCATGATGGATGTACGCGATCAGATTTTACAGGGCACCAGTTTATCCGATGCGTTGAAACGCTGGCCGGAATCATTCAGCAAACTTTATATCAGCATGGTGCAGGCGGGGGAAGCCAGTGGCAGTCTGGCAGAAACACTGGAGCAATTACGATCGCACCTTGAACGCGTCATGGAGGCGCGTGAAAAAGTCGTCACGGCCATGATTTATCCAGCCATAATCCTATTTATGGGCGGCGGAACATTGGTCTTTGCCATGGTCTTTGTCATTCCGCGATTTACAGCCATGTTTGAAGAACTGGGCAGCACATTGCCGCTGCCCACACGCATATTAATTTCGTTCAGCGATTTCATGGGCGGGCTTGGTGGTATTATCACGCTATGTATTCTGGTATCTGCCTTCTGGATGTTCAAACAGACCATTAAAACGCAAAAAGGGAGGCGCGCCTGGCACCGCTTTCAACTGCGCATGCCGCTCATCAAACATATTGTCGCAGCCAATGCCTATGCCCATTTTGCACGAACGCTGGGAGCACTTCTGTCGAATGGTGTGGACATTCTCAAGGCACTCACCATCGTAGAAAACACCATCAGTAATGCCTATATAGCCGAAGCGATTCATAAGGCGCACGAACGCGTTACTGACGGAGCAACTATTTCCGGTCCTCTGGCCGCAAGCAAAGTCTTTCCAGGTCTGCTCATTGACATGCTGGCTGTAGGCGAACAGACCGGCGATATTGGCGGTGCGCTCGGCCACATAGCCAAGCGGTACGATTCTGAACTAGATCGTAATATCAAGGTTCTGACAACCATGCTTGAACCGATTCTCATGGTTGGCATGGCGGTCATTGTCGGCTTTGTGGCGATCAGCATGCTCATGGCCGTGTTTGACCTGACCAGCGGACTGAACGTATAA
- a CDS encoding type II/IV secretion system protein, translating to MVAEQSKLHSILEQTGLFKTEDIERIIASFRSSDKTFTDWIVESGVVREEDYLRALAGVLKLPFVLAGEEDISVAALDAIPTRVVFQYHVIPLQVEGNVIRVAINDPFLPGVVDALRLASGKRVRLTLSTSAELEKAEKKFYGVGADTLEKLMQDERIDLAEDDLLKNDLSELDQEASVVKFVNQIIWEAYQNRATDIHLEPMELDLRIRYRIDGVLHQAPVPPQLKRFQSAIISRIKVMAGMDIAEKRLPQDGRISLKVRGEEIDVRVNSMPTVYGESVSLRLLSRSSGMLGMEKLGMSEHDRTILTKMIHKPHGILLVTGPTGSGKSTSLYAWLHTINTMDKRIITTEDPIEYEMPGVNQVQIRSEIGLTFAEGLRNILRQDPDVIMVGEIRDKETAEIAIRAALTGHLVFSTLHTNDASGAVSRLLDMGIEPFLVASSVECLVAQRLVRRLCDSCKRPWPIDYDFLDEIGFKRDLLASGTILEPVGCEACHMSGYVSRTGIYEVLPITDHIRPLIISRASSNEIKSEALRRGMRTLRDDGWRIALDGTTCIQEVLRVSEEDEEVAYV from the coding sequence ATGGTTGCAGAACAATCAAAATTGCATTCTATTCTGGAACAAACCGGATTATTTAAAACGGAAGATATTGAAAGGATCATCGCGTCTTTTCGCAGTAGCGACAAAACGTTTACTGATTGGATTGTCGAGTCGGGGGTTGTGCGCGAGGAGGACTATTTACGGGCGTTGGCGGGCGTTTTAAAACTACCTTTCGTACTTGCGGGGGAAGAGGATATTTCGGTGGCGGCACTGGATGCGATTCCCACGCGCGTGGTGTTCCAATACCATGTGATTCCTCTGCAGGTGGAGGGGAATGTTATACGCGTGGCGATTAACGATCCTTTTTTGCCGGGCGTGGTGGATGCTCTGCGACTGGCCTCGGGTAAGCGGGTTCGGTTGACTTTATCCACGTCGGCGGAGCTGGAGAAGGCGGAGAAAAAATTCTACGGGGTCGGAGCGGATACGCTGGAAAAACTGATGCAGGATGAACGCATCGACCTTGCGGAAGATGATTTGCTTAAGAATGATCTTAGTGAACTAGATCAAGAAGCATCGGTGGTCAAATTTGTGAATCAGATCATCTGGGAGGCATATCAGAATCGGGCCACTGATATTCACCTGGAACCGATGGAACTGGATTTGCGCATTCGCTACCGTATTGACGGTGTTCTGCATCAGGCTCCTGTTCCGCCGCAACTGAAGCGCTTTCAGTCGGCGATCATCTCACGCATTAAAGTGATGGCCGGTATGGATATTGCGGAAAAACGACTTCCTCAGGACGGCCGCATCAGTTTGAAGGTGCGCGGAGAGGAAATTGATGTACGCGTCAACTCCATGCCCACCGTTTATGGGGAAAGTGTAAGTTTACGTCTTTTGTCCCGCAGCAGTGGCATGCTGGGGATGGAAAAACTGGGAATGAGCGAGCATGATCGCACCATTTTAACAAAAATGATTCATAAGCCACATGGTATTTTATTGGTTACGGGGCCGACGGGATCAGGAAAAAGTACGTCGCTGTATGCCTGGCTGCATACCATCAACACTATGGATAAACGGATTATTACCACCGAGGATCCCATCGAATATGAAATGCCGGGTGTCAATCAGGTGCAAATCCGTTCAGAAATCGGCCTGACCTTTGCTGAAGGACTGCGCAACATTCTGCGACAGGATCCCGACGTCATTATGGTGGGTGAAATTCGTGACAAAGAAACGGCAGAAATCGCTATTCGTGCGGCACTTACAGGACATCTTGTTTTCAGCACATTGCATACGAACGATGCATCCGGAGCCGTCAGCCGCCTTTTGGACATGGGAATTGAGCCGTTTTTGGTGGCGTCATCAGTGGAATGCCTGGTGGCTCAGCGACTGGTTCGCCGTCTGTGTGATTCATGCAAACGTCCGTGGCCAATTGATTATGACTTTCTCGATGAAATTGGATTCAAACGCGACTTGCTGGCATCGGGAACGATTCTTGAGCCGGTGGGGTGCGAAGCCTGTCACATGAGCGGTTATGTCAGCCGGACCGGCATTTACGAGGTGCTTCCGATCACAGATCATATCCGTCCTCTCATTATTTCTCGGGCATCATCCAATGAGATCAAGAGCGAGGCCCTTCGACGCGGCATGCGAACGTTACGCGATGATGGCTGGCGCATTGCACTCGACGGCACAACCTGTATTCAGGAGGTATTACGCGTATCTGAAGAGGATGAAGAGGTCGCTTATGTCTAA
- a CDS encoding transposase, with product MIYCIALLHMVCFYPCMKQKRIKRDHLAYYHCMSRIVGREMLLGPAEKEHMRRLIRRVEGFTGVHVLTYAVMTNHIHLLLEEPERDDVRLITDEELVQRLRFLYTVDEVDEVCCRWAEWESAGLVDMMKEDKQRYLVRMHDISEFMKQVKQRFSCWYNVRNGRCGTLWDRRFKSVLVEDGLALRTMAAYIEMNPVRAGIVDDPKEYSFCGLGEAMGGSRVARQGIMTLASGVERLDDEVRAKDKVNVWDTASNVYWERILMYDEMRKNPAFAMLDRDMIPGKLRKRMKISDFERLQCRSRYFSDGHVFGSQEFVEEFFVQNPDYFSPSRKTGARKMRGGWGNIYTIRDLGAWC from the coding sequence ATGATATATTGTATTGCATTACTTCACATGGTGTGTTTTTATCCATGCATGAAACAGAAAAGAATTAAACGGGATCATTTGGCTTATTACCATTGCATGTCACGGATTGTTGGTCGCGAAATGCTGCTTGGACCGGCAGAAAAAGAACACATGCGGCGGTTGATCCGGCGTGTAGAGGGGTTTACAGGGGTGCATGTATTGACTTACGCGGTGATGACGAACCATATTCATTTGTTGTTAGAAGAGCCGGAGCGGGATGATGTGCGGTTGATCACGGATGAGGAGCTGGTTCAGCGGTTGCGCTTTTTATATACGGTCGATGAGGTCGATGAGGTCTGTTGTCGCTGGGCGGAATGGGAGTCGGCGGGGCTGGTGGATATGATGAAGGAGGACAAGCAGCGGTATCTTGTACGGATGCATGATATTAGCGAATTTATGAAGCAGGTGAAGCAGCGGTTTTCGTGTTGGTATAATGTGAGGAATGGACGATGCGGAACGCTTTGGGATCGTCGTTTTAAAAGTGTGTTGGTGGAGGACGGTTTGGCATTACGAACCATGGCTGCGTACATTGAAATGAATCCGGTGCGGGCAGGCATAGTTGATGATCCAAAGGAGTACAGTTTCTGTGGACTGGGTGAGGCTATGGGAGGATCGCGTGTTGCGCGGCAAGGGATTATGACTTTGGCTTCGGGGGTGGAACGGCTGGATGATGAGGTGCGGGCGAAGGACAAGGTGAATGTGTGGGATACGGCTTCTAACGTGTATTGGGAACGTATTCTGATGTATGATGAAATGCGGAAGAATCCTGCTTTTGCGATGCTGGATCGGGACATGATTCCGGGTAAGTTGCGAAAACGGATGAAAATATCGGATTTTGAGCGGTTGCAGTGTCGAAGCAGGTATTTCTCCGATGGCCACGTGTTTGGATCGCAGGAGTTTGTGGAGGAGTTTTTTGTTCAAAATCCTGATTATTTCAGTCCGTCGCGCAAAACGGGAGCACGTAAAATGCGCGGCGGATGGGGGAATATCTATACGATTCGCGATTTGGGAGCGTGGTGTTGA
- the rbsK gene encoding ribokinase: MTKFCIAGSINMDIVTRMPRFPHPGETMHGLSFNTFPGGKGANQAVALSKLGADVTMIGKVGSDMYGRNYMEYFADMDMNCSGVEWEETTSTGTASISVAESGENNIVIVAGANGHVDSDFITRQSAIISSSDILLLQLEIPMESVLTAAEIAHKSGTMVILDPAPACPVPLELLQYVDLVTPNETEAEILSGMKINTPADMEEAGRKLLAQGAKTVIIKAGSRGAYVITPDSTEHIPGFTVTAIDTTAAGDSFNAGLAHALGEKHPLHAAVRFAHAVAAIATTKLGAQSAMPSMTEALHLMNASM; the protein is encoded by the coding sequence ATGACCAAATTTTGTATTGCCGGCAGCATTAATATGGACATTGTAACGCGGATGCCTCGCTTCCCTCATCCTGGAGAAACGATGCACGGCCTGTCCTTTAACACCTTTCCCGGCGGTAAAGGAGCCAATCAGGCCGTGGCACTGAGTAAACTGGGTGCCGATGTAACCATGATCGGAAAAGTGGGATCCGACATGTATGGACGTAATTATATGGAATATTTCGCAGATATGGACATGAACTGCTCCGGCGTGGAGTGGGAAGAAACCACATCAACAGGAACTGCGTCCATCAGTGTCGCAGAATCCGGCGAAAACAACATCGTTATTGTCGCAGGTGCCAACGGCCATGTAGACTCGGACTTTATCACCCGTCAATCCGCCATTATCTCCTCATCGGATATCCTGCTTCTGCAGCTGGAAATCCCCATGGAATCCGTTCTCACTGCTGCAGAAATCGCACATAAATCCGGCACCATGGTCATTCTTGATCCTGCCCCGGCCTGCCCTGTCCCGCTGGAACTGCTGCAATATGTTGACCTTGTCACACCAAACGAAACAGAAGCGGAAATTCTATCCGGAATGAAAATTAATACCCCCGCCGATATGGAAGAAGCGGGACGCAAACTTCTTGCGCAAGGAGCCAAAACCGTCATTATCAAAGCGGGTTCTCGCGGTGCTTACGTAATCACTCCGGACAGCACAGAGCATATTCCCGGGTTTACCGTCACCGCCATCGATACCACTGCAGCCGGTGATTCCTTCAACGCCGGACTTGCTCATGCACTTGGTGAAAAACATCCATTGCATGCCGCCGTTCGTTTTGCCCACGCCGTCGCAGCCATTGCCACCACCAAACTCGGAGCTCAGAGTGCCATGCCATCGATGACAGAAGCATTGCACCTTATGAACGCGTCAATGTAA
- a CDS encoding LacI family transcriptional regulator has translation MAITVADIAKQANVSPATVSLVLNGKPGVGSATRDRVIKIAMDHDYKGLAKGSGLKKRNAIMLALITKHGHILNETHKAFIADYITGADMQARQQGYTLEICTFTSFDPNAVLELVNSSSVGAVIVLGTELDAGDVEFFLKSTVPSVFMDIIYTHLPFDFVDMNNDSSVYNAISHLYENGHTEIGIINGLFETSNFFQRYHAYRKALNLFNLSYNSDFTFCVDSTYENTYTTMLERLKEKPKLPTAFFCVNDVIALGCMRALKESGYAIPDDISVVGFDNIAMSAMSEPPLTTIDVSKIHIGRNTVKLALQRIDEGDGMPYEKIMIGGELIERNSVRNLNTDESQQGE, from the coding sequence ATGGCGATTACGGTAGCCGATATTGCAAAACAGGCCAACGTCTCACCGGCCACCGTGTCGCTTGTACTGAACGGAAAGCCCGGCGTGGGGTCGGCTACACGTGATCGGGTCATTAAAATTGCCATGGATCATGATTACAAGGGCCTGGCCAAAGGGAGCGGACTTAAAAAGCGCAACGCCATCATGCTGGCTCTTATCACAAAGCATGGTCATATTTTAAACGAAACCCACAAGGCCTTTATCGCCGACTATATTACCGGAGCCGACATGCAGGCCCGTCAGCAGGGATACACACTGGAAATCTGCACATTCACTTCTTTTGACCCCAATGCCGTGCTGGAATTGGTCAATTCGTCTTCCGTCGGGGCCGTCATTGTTTTGGGAACGGAGCTGGATGCAGGTGATGTGGAGTTCTTTCTGAAGTCTACAGTGCCCTCCGTATTTATGGATATCATCTATACCCATCTGCCTTTTGATTTTGTGGATATGAACAACGATTCCTCGGTCTATAACGCCATTTCCCACCTCTATGAAAATGGCCACACTGAAATAGGTATTATCAACGGACTGTTCGAAACCAGCAATTTCTTTCAGCGCTATCACGCGTATCGCAAGGCGTTGAATCTGTTTAACTTGAGTTATAATAGCGATTTTACATTCTGCGTCGATTCAACATATGAAAATACCTACACCACCATGCTGGAGAGACTGAAAGAAAAGCCCAAACTGCCCACAGCGTTCTTTTGTGTGAACGATGTGATTGCTCTGGGCTGTATGCGGGCCTTAAAGGAATCAGGATACGCCATACCCGACGATATCTCTGTGGTCGGGTTTGATAATATCGCCATGAGTGCCATGTCTGAACCGCCTCTCACGACCATCGATGTCTCTAAAATTCACATTGGACGGAATACCGTCAAACTGGCGCTGCAGCGTATCGATGAAGGCGATGGGATGCCCTACGAAAAAATCATGATCGGCGGTGAATTAATTGAACGAAACAGCGTCCGAAATTTAAATACAGACGAATCACAACAAGGAGAATAA
- a CDS encoding D-ribose pyranase: MKKGQLLNSGIVRVVSTMGHTDCLAIGDAGLPVPRRTRRIDLALHQGVPGFIDTLETVLTELCVESAVIASELRELNPEMYRQLLQVLEQYEKTDRTIAVREVSHETFKEMLPQTKAVVRTGECSPYANIILYSGVVFS; this comes from the coding sequence ATGAAAAAAGGACAACTTTTAAACAGCGGAATTGTTCGAGTGGTCTCAACAATGGGGCATACCGACTGTCTGGCTATTGGTGACGCGGGTTTGCCCGTACCGAGGCGGACTCGTCGCATTGATCTGGCATTGCATCAGGGGGTGCCGGGATTCATCGATACGTTAGAGACGGTCTTGACGGAATTATGTGTGGAATCGGCGGTGATCGCGTCGGAACTGCGTGAGTTGAATCCGGAAATGTACCGTCAACTGCTGCAGGTGCTGGAGCAGTACGAAAAGACAGACCGGACGATTGCTGTGCGTGAAGTTTCCCACGAAACCTTCAAAGAAATGCTGCCGCAGACAAAGGCGGTGGTACGTACGGGGGAATGTTCTCCTTACGCTAATATTATTCTTTATTCCGGCGTGGTGTTTTCATGA
- a CDS encoding ATP-binding cassette domain-containing protein, translated as MIDDVPQLEMQGISKAFPGVQALNKVHLRAFRGECMALLGENGAGKSTLMKILSGVHCRDEGTMIYNGRKYECRTPKDAQEQGIAIIHQELNLISEMTVGENIFLGREPVGPTLKIQWKKLYEESARLLKRLNMDIDPKTKVSTLSVGKAQMVEIAKALSLNAELIIMDEPTDALTDVETDSLFDVIRDLKSQGKGLIYISHRLPDVFAVCDRATILRDGTFIAEEKVTELTEDRIIEMMVGRSLTQQFPEKIHVDGDVVLDVRNLTNALVKDISFSVAGGEVLGIAGLMGAGRTELAKTIFGDMPHQSGSVWLDGSEVRIDHPQKALELGISYVSEDRKTQGLILGMNIKENITLPALKNYQSILRKISVKKEMETTEDYISKFAIKTPGPLQKVKNLSGGNQQKVSIAKGLVTRPRVLILDEPTRGVDVGAKKEIYELIIALKKEGLSILLISSEMPEILGMSDRVLVMFNGGVSGILSHEEANQENIMKLAVGMTAQRGTETV; from the coding sequence ATGATTGATGACGTACCGCAATTGGAAATGCAGGGCATAAGCAAAGCCTTTCCCGGCGTGCAGGCGCTGAATAAAGTGCATTTACGGGCCTTTAGGGGCGAATGCATGGCACTGCTCGGCGAGAATGGGGCGGGGAAATCAACGCTGATGAAAATCCTGAGCGGGGTACATTGTCGGGACGAAGGCACGATGATATACAACGGCAGGAAGTACGAATGCAGGACGCCCAAAGATGCGCAGGAGCAGGGCATCGCCATTATTCATCAGGAGCTCAATCTGATCAGTGAAATGACGGTGGGCGAAAACATCTTTCTGGGCAGGGAGCCTGTGGGGCCGACATTGAAAATTCAGTGGAAAAAGCTGTACGAAGAATCGGCCAGGCTGCTCAAACGACTCAACATGGATATCGACCCGAAGACCAAAGTTTCGACATTGAGCGTGGGGAAGGCACAGATGGTAGAAATTGCCAAAGCACTTTCGCTGAATGCGGAACTCATTATTATGGACGAACCTACCGATGCTCTGACCGATGTGGAAACCGACAGTTTATTTGATGTGATTCGTGATTTGAAATCGCAGGGCAAGGGATTGATTTATATATCTCATCGCCTGCCCGATGTTTTTGCGGTGTGCGACCGGGCGACTATATTGCGGGATGGCACCTTTATAGCGGAAGAGAAGGTGACGGAACTAACGGAAGACCGCATCATTGAAATGATGGTTGGCCGGTCGTTGACACAGCAGTTTCCTGAAAAGATTCACGTGGACGGCGATGTTGTTCTGGACGTCAGAAATCTGACCAATGCACTGGTTAAAGATATCAGCTTTTCAGTGGCCGGCGGCGAAGTGCTGGGCATCGCAGGTCTGATGGGGGCGGGCCGCACAGAATTGGCAAAAACCATTTTTGGTGATATGCCACATCAGAGCGGATCCGTCTGGCTGGACGGCAGTGAGGTGCGTATTGATCATCCACAGAAAGCCTTGGAGCTGGGCATTTCCTATGTTTCTGAAGACCGTAAGACGCAGGGTCTGATTCTTGGAATGAATATTAAAGAGAATATCACCTTGCCGGCCTTAAAAAATTATCAGTCGATCCTGCGTAAAATTTCAGTAAAAAAGGAAATGGAGACAACGGAAGATTATATCAGTAAGTTTGCCATAAAGACGCCGGGTCCGTTGCAGAAAGTAAAGAACCTCAGTGGCGGCAATCAGCAGAAGGTATCCATTGCCAAAGGACTTGTCACCAGACCCAGAGTGCTGATTCTGGACGAACCAACACGTGGCGTGGATGTGGGAGCGAAAAAAGAAATTTACGAACTCATTATCGCTTTGAAGAAAGAGGGATTGAGTATCCTGCTTATCTCGTCGGAAATGCCGGAGATTCTGGGCATGAGTGATCGGGTTCTGGTTATGTTCAATGGCGGTGTATCAGGCATTTTATCCCATGAAGAGGCGAATCAGGAAAATATTATGAAACTGGCAGTTGGAATGACTGCGCAACGAGGAACAGAAACAGTATGA
- a CDS encoding ribose ABC transporter permease, with amino-acid sequence MKFDKNEWWVKLRPLLGLLLLSVIVAVANNRFMTSANLLNVLRQTSINAVIAAGMTFVILTGGIDLSVGSILAFCGAIAAYLISLGVSIAMTVIMTLALGLILGGAAGLIITKGRVQPFIATLVSMTLLRGATLVFTDGKPISAGYTDLADRFALIGGGYVVGIPVPVFIMIIVFALSYYVLRHTRFGRYVYAIGGNDDAARLSGLRVERIKIMVYAISGFMAALAGVVITSRLSSAQPTAGTGYELDAIAAVVLGGTSLAGGIGSVVGTLIGALIIGILNNSLNLMNVSSYYQMLAKGGVILIAVLMDRKAK; translated from the coding sequence ATGAAATTTGATAAGAATGAATGGTGGGTAAAATTGCGGCCGTTGCTGGGATTGCTCCTGTTGTCGGTGATTGTCGCTGTGGCAAACAACCGTTTTATGACCTCGGCAAATCTGCTGAACGTATTGCGGCAAACCTCTATCAATGCGGTGATTGCTGCGGGAATGACCTTTGTCATATTAACGGGCGGCATTGATCTTTCGGTAGGATCCATCCTTGCCTTCTGCGGAGCCATTGCGGCCTATTTAATCTCGCTGGGTGTGAGCATTGCGATGACCGTGATTATGACGCTGGCGCTGGGTCTGATTCTGGGTGGTGCGGCCGGTCTGATTATTACAAAGGGACGGGTGCAGCCCTTTATTGCCACGCTGGTATCCATGACCTTGTTGCGCGGGGCGACGCTGGTATTCACCGATGGAAAACCTATTTCGGCGGGGTACACGGATCTGGCCGATCGGTTTGCACTGATCGGCGGAGGATATGTAGTCGGGATTCCTGTTCCTGTGTTTATCATGATCATTGTTTTTGCGTTGTCCTATTATGTACTGCGTCACACCCGGTTTGGACGTTACGTGTATGCCATCGGCGGCAACGATGATGCGGCGCGTCTATCCGGGCTGCGGGTGGAGCGCATCAAAATCATGGTGTATGCCATCAGCGGGTTTATGGCGGCCTTGGCGGGGGTTGTTATCACCTCGCGTCTGTCGTCGGCACAACCCACGGCGGGAACAGGTTATGAACTGGATGCTATTGCCGCTGTTGTGTTGGGAGGAACCAGTCTGGCGGGGGGCATCGGATCGGTTGTGGGCACGCTGATCGGCGCATTGATTATTGGTATTTTAAATAACTCACTGAATTTAATGAATGTCTCCTCTTATTACCAGATGCTGGCTAAGGGCGGCGTTATTCTCATTGCCGTGCTGATGGATCGCAAGGCGAAATAA
- the rbsB gene encoding ribose ABC transporter substrate-binding protein RbsB has protein sequence MKKKIMSLIAVSLMAGTAAFASTSVGLVISTLNNPFFVTLKDGAVEKAQTLGMDLTVLDSQNDPAKEISNVEDLISRGVDVILINPADSDAVGNAIKMANREKIPVITLDRGANRGDVVSHIASDNIAGGKMAGEYIVSKLKGRGNAVELEGIPGTSAARDRGRGFNDAIANTDIEVVARQTADFDRTKGLNVMENILQAQPEINAVFCHNDEMAMGALKAVEGTGRDIMIVGFDATDDAVKAVKDGKLAATVAQQPAFIGSKGVETAMAVVNGKKVEAFVPVSLKLITK, from the coding sequence ATGAAAAAGAAAATCATGTCTCTGATTGCAGTAAGTCTGATGGCTGGAACAGCCGCATTTGCGAGTACGTCCGTAGGCTTGGTCATTTCGACGCTGAATAATCCGTTTTTTGTCACATTAAAAGATGGTGCGGTAGAAAAAGCCCAGACGCTGGGAATGGATTTAACGGTACTTGATTCACAGAACGATCCGGCAAAAGAAATTTCAAATGTGGAAGATTTAATTTCCCGGGGTGTTGATGTGATTTTAATCAATCCTGCTGATTCAGATGCTGTGGGCAATGCCATTAAAATGGCGAATCGCGAAAAAATCCCTGTGATCACGCTAGACCGCGGGGCCAATCGCGGCGATGTGGTGTCTCATATCGCTTCTGACAATATTGCAGGTGGAAAAATGGCCGGCGAGTACATTGTAAGCAAATTGAAAGGCCGGGGGAATGCGGTAGAACTGGAAGGTATTCCGGGAACATCAGCAGCACGTGATCGCGGCAGAGGATTCAATGACGCTATTGCAAATACGGATATCGAGGTTGTTGCCCGTCAGACGGCTGATTTTGATCGTACCAAAGGCCTGAATGTCATGGAAAACATCTTGCAGGCACAGCCGGAGATCAATGCCGTATTCTGTCATAACGACGAAATGGCTATGGGCGCACTGAAAGCCGTTGAAGGCACAGGTCGCGATATCATGATCGTTGGATTTGATGCAACAGATGATGCCGTCAAGGCCGTAAAAGACGGCAAACTGGCCGCCACGGTAGCCCAGCAGCCGGCGTTCATCGGTTCAAAAGGCGTAGAAACAGCGATGGCCGTTGTAAACGGGAAAAAGGTCGAAGCATTTGTTCCGGTTTCATTGAAACTGATTACTAAATAA